A stretch of the Notamacropus eugenii isolate mMacEug1 chromosome 2, mMacEug1.pri_v2, whole genome shotgun sequence genome encodes the following:
- the CDC42BPG gene encoding serine/threonine-protein kinase MRCK gamma isoform X1: protein MESRLQALDRMVCGERGGPEPAGLLDGLLDLLLGLHQELSSAPLRRERNVAHFLSWAAPFVTKVKELRLRRDDFEILKVIGRGAFGEVALVRQKNTDQIFAMKMLHKWEMLKRAETACFREERDVLVKGDSRWVTALHCAFQDDDYLYLIMDYYAGGDLLTLLSRFEDRLPPELAQFYLAEMVLAIHSLHQLGYVHRDVKPDNVLLDTNGHIRLADFGSCLRLNANGMVDSSVAVGTPDYISPEILQAMEEGKGHYGPQCDWWSLGVCMYELLFGETPFYAESLVETYGKIMNYEDHLQFPPDVPEVSESARDLIRKLLCRQEERLGRGGLDDFRGHPFFEGVDWERLPSSTAPYIPELQGPVDTSNFDVDDDTLNHPGTLPPASHGTFSGYHLPFVGFTFTPRPSSDRSPDLQASSLERRMQTLEQEKAELSQKLQDALQRASPGLLELEQLRKEVETLQKKLAEAQVEGTPGGSSWQQERGQLSQDLSEARAQMQAQAQELIISEEKQKELQKRLQEAEEAAGAARSRAQALGQQLEDAREAQTQLEAKVTTLSSEVSRLRKQRDRSRETERSRVKSIHPPPETNGSGPMSPVHQGADQQEPLRSQGSAGPKGKDELCRLQEENRRLTQEQEQLSGELERERQIKKQLEGERQERESAWEAQISDILTWVNDEKVSRGYLQALATKMAEELEVLRTAGTQTLPARPLDHQWKARRLQKMEASAKLELQSALEAEIRAKQSLQEELARVQEALRLAESLLKESEKRNQALQQELSTLQEELKARGLGDSKPSNSLIPFLSFRSSEKDASKEPSSSDVPDSRRPGAEAELRPEGRRSMRLGTVFPRAPVPAPADSSPTKPGSHILRPRSFPSPTKCLRCTSLMLGLSRQGLACEACSYFCHSACAPLAPPCPVPPELLRTVLGVNAETGIGTAYEGFLSVPRPSGVRRGWQRVFAVLSDLRLLLFDAPDPKLCPASNALLQTLDLRDPQFSAAPVLASDVIHAQSRDLPRIFRVTASQLTVPPTLCSVLLLADSEAERARWLQVLGELHRLLMDMRPRPLPVYTLKEAYDNGLPLLPHALCATIIDQERLALGTEEGLYVIHLHTNDIFQVGECKRVQRLAVSQPAGLLAVLCGRGPSVRLFALDDLESSEAVGAKIAESRGCQSLAAGRVLQASTAVLCVAVKRQVLCYQLGPGPGPWHRRIRELQAPGPVQSLALVGDRLCVGAAGTFALYPLLNEAAPLVLGSGLVAEGPGPSEALGAVELSLSEFLLLLSTAGIYVDRAGKKSRSQELLWPVAPIGWGYSAPYLTVFSENAIDVFDVRKAEWVQSVPLKKVRPLNPEGSLCLYGSEKVRLTYLRNRLAEKDEFDIPDQTDNSRRQLFRTKSKRRFFFRVSEEQRQQQRREMLKDPVIRSKLISPPTNFSHLAHMGPGDGKPELPLVPEDKGRGGGRSHGPTRPHNLSEAPRRPASMGSEVLIPDTDSVRRKPRTSLSSESVSCSQGPLSPTVSLSQISDRPRSLPPASESENPH from the exons ATGGAGAGCAGACTGCAGGCGCTGGATAGGATGGTGTGCGGGGAGCGCGGGGGCCCGGAGCCGGCCGGCCTCCTGGACGGGCTGTTGGACCTCCTGCTAGGGCTGCACCAGGAGCTCTCCAGCGCCCCCCTGCGCCGGGAGAGGAACGTGGCGCACTTCCTCAGCTGGG CTGCCCCATTTGTGACAAAGGTGAAGGAACTAAGGCTCCGGAGGGATGACTTTGAGATCCTCAAAGTGATCGGCCGGGGGGCCTTTGGGGAG GTCGCCTTGGTGAGACAGAAGAACACAGACCAGATCTTTGCTATGAAGATGCTGCACAAATGGGAGATGTTGAAGAGGGCCGAG acTGCCTGCTTCCGGGAGGAGCGTGATGTCCTGGTGAAGGGAGATAGCCGATGGGTGACAGCGCTCCATTGTGCTTTCCAGGATGATGACTATCTG TACTTGATCATGGACTACTATGCTGGTGGAGACCTGCTGACCTTGCTGAGTCGTTTTGAGGACCGGCTGCCCCCAGAGTTGGCACAGTTCTACCTGGCTGAGATGGTGCTGGCTATCCATTCCCTGCACCAGCTGGGCTATGTGCACAG GGACGTCAAGCCGGACAACGTGCTCCTGGACACAAATGGGCACATTCGCCTGGCCGATTTTGGTTCATGCCTGCGGCTCAACGCCAATGGAATG GTGGACTCCTCGGTGGCTGTTGGCACCCCTGACTATATCTCCCCTGAGATCCTCCAGGccatggaggaaggaaagggccACTATGGGCCACAGTGCGACTGGTGGTCCTTGGGGGTCTGTATGTATGAACTGCTCTTTGGAGAGACCCCCTTCTACGCTGAATCTCTGGTGGAGACCTACGGCAAGATCATGAATTATGAG gACCACCTGCAGTTTCCCCCAGATGTCCCCGAAGTGTCAGAGAGTGCCCGGGACCTGATCCGCAAACTCCTGTGTCGCCAGGAGGAGAGGCTGGGCCGGGGGGGCCTGGATGACTTCCGGGGGCACCCCTTCTTTGAGGGGGTGGATTGGGAGCGGCTCCCAAGCAGCACTGCCCCTTACATTCCGGAGCTCCAGGGGCCTGTGGACACCTCCAATTTTGACGTGGACGATGATACCCTTAATCACCCG GGGACCCTGCCACCTGCCTCCCACGGGACATTCTCTGGCTACCACCTGCCCTTTGTGGGTTTCACCTTCAC CCCCCGGCCCAGCTCAGACAGGAGTCCTGACCTGCAGGCCTCAAGTCTGGAGCGGAGAATGCAGACCCTGGAGCAAGAGAAGGCAGAGCTGAGCCAAAAACTGCAAG ATGCCCTGCAGAGAGCCAGCCCTGGCCTCTTGGAGCTAGAGCAGTTGAGGAAGGAGGTGGAGACGCTTCAGAAGAAGCTGGCAG AAGCCCAGGTTGAGGGTACCCCGGGCGGGAGCAGCTGGCAGCAGGAGAGAGGCCAGCTTAGCCAG GACCTGTCAGAGGCCCGGGCCCAGATGCAGGCCCAGGCCCAGGAGCTGATCATCTCTGAGGAGAAGCAGAAGGAACTGCAGAAGAGGCTCCAGGAGGCAGAGGAGGCTGCAGGAGCTGCCAGGAGCCGGGCTCAGGCCCTGGGCCAACAACTGGAGGATGCCCGGGAAGCCCAGACCCAG CTAGAGGCCAAGGTGACCACCCTGAGCAGTGAGGTGTCGCGGCTCCGGAAGCAGAGGGACCGGAGCAGGGAGACGGAGAGGTCCAGAGTCAAG TCCATCCACCCACCCCCTGAGACCAACGGCTCTGGCCCCATGAGCCCTGTGCACCAGGGGGCCGACCAGCAGGAGCCCCTGCGGAGCCAGGG CAGCGCTGGCCCCAAAGGGAAGGATGAACTTTGCCGGCTCCAGGAGGAAAACAGACGTCTGACCCAGGAGCAAGAGCAG CTGTCAGGAGAGCTGGAGCGAGAGAGGCAGATCAAGAAACAGCTGGAAGGAGAGAGGCAGGAAAGGGAGAGTGCCTGGGAGGCCCAGATCTCTGATATCCTCACCTG GGTGAATGATGAGAAGGTCTCTCGAGGCTATCTGCAGGCTCTGGccaccaagatggcagaggagctGGAGGTCTTACGCACTGCGGGCACCCAGACACTGCCAGCCCGGCCACTG GACCACCAGTGGAAGGCCCGGAGGCTCCAGAAGATGGAGGCCTCAGCCAAACTGGAGCTGCAGTCTGCGCTGGAGGCTGAAATCCGAGCCAAACAGAGCCTTCAGGAGGAGCTGGCCCGGGTGCAGGAAGCCCTGCGCCTGGCGGAGAG cCTCCTAAAGGAATCTGAGAAGCGAAACCAGGCCCTGCAGCAGGAGCTGTCCACCCTGCAGGAGGAGCTGAAAGCTCGAGGCCTGGGGG attcCAAACCGTCCAATTCCCTAATTCCATTCCTGTCCTTTCGGAGCTCAGAG AAGGATGCTTCCAAGGAGCCCAGCTCCTCTGACGTTCCTGACTCCCGGCGCCCTGGAGCGGAGGCAGAGCTACGGCCAGAGGGCCGGCGAAGCATGCGCCTGGGG ACTGTGTTTCCTCGAGCCCCGGTCCCGGCTCCAGCTGACAGTTCCCCGACCAAG CCTGGTTCCCACATCCTGCGCCCTCGGAGCTTCCCGTCCCCCACCAAGTGTCTGAGATGCACTTCACTCATGCTTGGCCTCAGTCGCCAGGGGTTGGCCTGCGAAG CCTGCAGTTACTTCTGCCATTCTGCCTGTGCCCCCTTGGCCCCTCCCTGTCCTGTGCCCCCTGAGCTCCTCCGGACAGTCCTGGGGGTGAATGCCGAGACTGGCATCGGCACAGCTTATGAAGGCTTCCTGTCG GTGCCTCGCCCCTCGGGGGTGCGCCGAGGCTGGCAGAGGGTGTTTGCCGTGCTCAGCGACCTCCGCCTCCTCTTGTTTGATGCACCTGACCCAAAACTCTGCCCCGCAAGCAATGCCCTCCTCCAGACACTGGACCTGAG GGACCCCCAGTTCTCAGCTGCCCCAGTCCTAGCATCTGATGTTATCCATGCACAGTCCCGGGACCTCCCACGCATCTTCAGG GTAACGGCATCCCAGCTGACCGTCCCTCCAACCCTGTGCTCTGTGCTGTTGCTGGCCGACAGTGAGGCGGAGAGGGCCCGCTGGCTGCAGGTCCTGGGGGAGCTGCATCGTCTCCTGATGGACATGCGGCCCCGGCCCCTCCCCGTCTACACCCTGAAGGAGGCCTATGACAACGGGCTGCCCCTGCTGCCCCATGCCCTCTGTGCCACCATCATTG ACCAGGAGCGTCTGGCCCTGGGCACCGAAGAGGGACTCTATGTCATCCACCTGCACACCAACG ACATCTTCCAGGTGGGTGAGTGTAAACGGGTCCAACGCCTGGCAGTCAGCCAGCCCGCAGGACTCCTGGCCGTGCTATGCGGCCGAGGCCCCAGTGTCCGCCTTTTTGCCCTGGATGATCTAGAGAGCAGCGAGGCAGTGGGGGCCAAGATTGCCGAGTCCAGGGGCTGTCAGAGCCTGGCAGCAGGCAGGGTCTTGCAGGCCAGCACAGCCGTACTTTGTGTGGCCGTCAAGCGACAGGTCCTCTGCTACCAGCTGGGGCCTGGCCCTGGGCCCTGGCACCGGCGCATCCGAGAATTGCAGGCGCCCGGGCCAGTACAGAGCCTGGCACTGGTGGGTGACCGGCTGTGTGTGGGGGCTGCTGGAACCTTTGCCCTCTACCCGCTGCTCAATGAGGCAGCCCCTCTGGTGCTGGGCTCAGGGCTGGTTGCTGAGGGGCCTGGCCCCAGCGAGGCTCTGGGTGCCGTCGAACTCAGCCTCAGCGAGTTCCTGCTCCTCCTTTCCACGGCGGGCATCTATGTGGACAGGGCAGGAAAGAAGTCTCGGAGCCAGGAGCTCCTTTGGCCTGTGGCCCCCATAGGCTGGG GCTACTCAGCCCCCTACCTGACAGTGTTCAGTGAGAATGCCATCGATGTGTTTGATGTTCGGAAGGCAGAGTGGGTCCAGTCTGTGCCACTCAAGAAA GTCCGTCCCCTGAACCCTGAGGGTTCCCTTTGTCTCTATGGCTCTGAGAAAGTCCGACTGACCTACCTCAGGAATCGGCTGGCAG AGAAGGATGAGTTTGACATCCCCGACCAGACTGACAACAGCCGGCGCCAGCTATTCCGAACCAAGAGCAAACGGCGGTTTTTTTTCCGAGTCTCTGAGGAGCAGcgccagcagcagcgcag GGAGATGCTGAAGGACCCCGTCATACGCTCTAAACTCATTTCTCCACCAACAAACTTCAGCCACCTGGCCCACATGGGTCCAGGAGATGGGAAGCCAGAGCTGCCCTTG GTTCCTGAGGACAAAGGCCGTGGAGGAGGCAGAAGTCATGGTCCCACGAGGCCCCACAACTTGTCGGAGGCTCCCCGACGCCCAGCCTCCATGGGTAGCGAAGTCCTCATACCAGATACAGACTCTG TGAGGAGAAAGCCCAGGACCTCCCTCTCCAGTGAGTCGGTATCCTGTAGCCAGGGCCCCCTGAGTCCCACGGTCTCTTTGAGTCAG ATCTCAGACCGTCCCCGGAGCCTTCCCCCAGCCTCTGAATCAGAGAATCCCCACTGA
- the CDC42BPG gene encoding serine/threonine-protein kinase MRCK gamma isoform X2, whose protein sequence is MESRLQALDRMVCGERGGPEPAGLLDGLLDLLLGLHQELSSAPLRRERNVAHFLSWAAPFVTKVKELRLRRDDFEILKVIGRGAFGEVALVRQKNTDQIFAMKMLHKWEMLKRAETACFREERDVLVKGDSRWVTALHCAFQDDDYLYLIMDYYAGGDLLTLLSRFEDRLPPELAQFYLAEMVLAIHSLHQLGYVHRDVKPDNVLLDTNGHIRLADFGSCLRLNANGMVDSSVAVGTPDYISPEILQAMEEGKGHYGPQCDWWSLGVCMYELLFGETPFYAESLVETYGKIMNYEDHLQFPPDVPEVSESARDLIRKLLCRQEERLGRGGLDDFRGHPFFEGVDWERLPSSTAPYIPELQGPVDTSNFDVDDDTLNHPGTLPPASHGTFSGYHLPFVGFTFTPRPSSDRSPDLQASSLERRMQTLEQEKAELSQKLQDALQRASPGLLELEQLRKEVETLQKKLAEAQVEGTPGGSSWQQERGQLSQDLSEARAQMQAQAQELIISEEKQKELQKRLQEAEEAAGAARSRAQALGQQLEDAREAQTQLEAKVTTLSSEVSRLRKQRDRSRETERSRVKSIHPPPETNGSGPMSPVHQGADQQEPLRSQGAGPKGKDELCRLQEENRRLTQEQEQLSGELERERQIKKQLEGERQERESAWEAQISDILTWVNDEKVSRGYLQALATKMAEELEVLRTAGTQTLPARPLDHQWKARRLQKMEASAKLELQSALEAEIRAKQSLQEELARVQEALRLAESLLKESEKRNQALQQELSTLQEELKARGLGDSKPSNSLIPFLSFRSSEKDASKEPSSSDVPDSRRPGAEAELRPEGRRSMRLGTVFPRAPVPAPADSSPTKPGSHILRPRSFPSPTKCLRCTSLMLGLSRQGLACEACSYFCHSACAPLAPPCPVPPELLRTVLGVNAETGIGTAYEGFLSVPRPSGVRRGWQRVFAVLSDLRLLLFDAPDPKLCPASNALLQTLDLRDPQFSAAPVLASDVIHAQSRDLPRIFRVTASQLTVPPTLCSVLLLADSEAERARWLQVLGELHRLLMDMRPRPLPVYTLKEAYDNGLPLLPHALCATIIDQERLALGTEEGLYVIHLHTNDIFQVGECKRVQRLAVSQPAGLLAVLCGRGPSVRLFALDDLESSEAVGAKIAESRGCQSLAAGRVLQASTAVLCVAVKRQVLCYQLGPGPGPWHRRIRELQAPGPVQSLALVGDRLCVGAAGTFALYPLLNEAAPLVLGSGLVAEGPGPSEALGAVELSLSEFLLLLSTAGIYVDRAGKKSRSQELLWPVAPIGWGYSAPYLTVFSENAIDVFDVRKAEWVQSVPLKKVRPLNPEGSLCLYGSEKVRLTYLRNRLAEKDEFDIPDQTDNSRRQLFRTKSKRRFFFRVSEEQRQQQRREMLKDPVIRSKLISPPTNFSHLAHMGPGDGKPELPLVPEDKGRGGGRSHGPTRPHNLSEAPRRPASMGSEVLIPDTDSVRRKPRTSLSSESVSCSQGPLSPTVSLSQISDRPRSLPPASESENPH, encoded by the exons ATGGAGAGCAGACTGCAGGCGCTGGATAGGATGGTGTGCGGGGAGCGCGGGGGCCCGGAGCCGGCCGGCCTCCTGGACGGGCTGTTGGACCTCCTGCTAGGGCTGCACCAGGAGCTCTCCAGCGCCCCCCTGCGCCGGGAGAGGAACGTGGCGCACTTCCTCAGCTGGG CTGCCCCATTTGTGACAAAGGTGAAGGAACTAAGGCTCCGGAGGGATGACTTTGAGATCCTCAAAGTGATCGGCCGGGGGGCCTTTGGGGAG GTCGCCTTGGTGAGACAGAAGAACACAGACCAGATCTTTGCTATGAAGATGCTGCACAAATGGGAGATGTTGAAGAGGGCCGAG acTGCCTGCTTCCGGGAGGAGCGTGATGTCCTGGTGAAGGGAGATAGCCGATGGGTGACAGCGCTCCATTGTGCTTTCCAGGATGATGACTATCTG TACTTGATCATGGACTACTATGCTGGTGGAGACCTGCTGACCTTGCTGAGTCGTTTTGAGGACCGGCTGCCCCCAGAGTTGGCACAGTTCTACCTGGCTGAGATGGTGCTGGCTATCCATTCCCTGCACCAGCTGGGCTATGTGCACAG GGACGTCAAGCCGGACAACGTGCTCCTGGACACAAATGGGCACATTCGCCTGGCCGATTTTGGTTCATGCCTGCGGCTCAACGCCAATGGAATG GTGGACTCCTCGGTGGCTGTTGGCACCCCTGACTATATCTCCCCTGAGATCCTCCAGGccatggaggaaggaaagggccACTATGGGCCACAGTGCGACTGGTGGTCCTTGGGGGTCTGTATGTATGAACTGCTCTTTGGAGAGACCCCCTTCTACGCTGAATCTCTGGTGGAGACCTACGGCAAGATCATGAATTATGAG gACCACCTGCAGTTTCCCCCAGATGTCCCCGAAGTGTCAGAGAGTGCCCGGGACCTGATCCGCAAACTCCTGTGTCGCCAGGAGGAGAGGCTGGGCCGGGGGGGCCTGGATGACTTCCGGGGGCACCCCTTCTTTGAGGGGGTGGATTGGGAGCGGCTCCCAAGCAGCACTGCCCCTTACATTCCGGAGCTCCAGGGGCCTGTGGACACCTCCAATTTTGACGTGGACGATGATACCCTTAATCACCCG GGGACCCTGCCACCTGCCTCCCACGGGACATTCTCTGGCTACCACCTGCCCTTTGTGGGTTTCACCTTCAC CCCCCGGCCCAGCTCAGACAGGAGTCCTGACCTGCAGGCCTCAAGTCTGGAGCGGAGAATGCAGACCCTGGAGCAAGAGAAGGCAGAGCTGAGCCAAAAACTGCAAG ATGCCCTGCAGAGAGCCAGCCCTGGCCTCTTGGAGCTAGAGCAGTTGAGGAAGGAGGTGGAGACGCTTCAGAAGAAGCTGGCAG AAGCCCAGGTTGAGGGTACCCCGGGCGGGAGCAGCTGGCAGCAGGAGAGAGGCCAGCTTAGCCAG GACCTGTCAGAGGCCCGGGCCCAGATGCAGGCCCAGGCCCAGGAGCTGATCATCTCTGAGGAGAAGCAGAAGGAACTGCAGAAGAGGCTCCAGGAGGCAGAGGAGGCTGCAGGAGCTGCCAGGAGCCGGGCTCAGGCCCTGGGCCAACAACTGGAGGATGCCCGGGAAGCCCAGACCCAG CTAGAGGCCAAGGTGACCACCCTGAGCAGTGAGGTGTCGCGGCTCCGGAAGCAGAGGGACCGGAGCAGGGAGACGGAGAGGTCCAGAGTCAAG TCCATCCACCCACCCCCTGAGACCAACGGCTCTGGCCCCATGAGCCCTGTGCACCAGGGGGCCGACCAGCAGGAGCCCCTGCGGAGCCAGGG CGCTGGCCCCAAAGGGAAGGATGAACTTTGCCGGCTCCAGGAGGAAAACAGACGTCTGACCCAGGAGCAAGAGCAG CTGTCAGGAGAGCTGGAGCGAGAGAGGCAGATCAAGAAACAGCTGGAAGGAGAGAGGCAGGAAAGGGAGAGTGCCTGGGAGGCCCAGATCTCTGATATCCTCACCTG GGTGAATGATGAGAAGGTCTCTCGAGGCTATCTGCAGGCTCTGGccaccaagatggcagaggagctGGAGGTCTTACGCACTGCGGGCACCCAGACACTGCCAGCCCGGCCACTG GACCACCAGTGGAAGGCCCGGAGGCTCCAGAAGATGGAGGCCTCAGCCAAACTGGAGCTGCAGTCTGCGCTGGAGGCTGAAATCCGAGCCAAACAGAGCCTTCAGGAGGAGCTGGCCCGGGTGCAGGAAGCCCTGCGCCTGGCGGAGAG cCTCCTAAAGGAATCTGAGAAGCGAAACCAGGCCCTGCAGCAGGAGCTGTCCACCCTGCAGGAGGAGCTGAAAGCTCGAGGCCTGGGGG attcCAAACCGTCCAATTCCCTAATTCCATTCCTGTCCTTTCGGAGCTCAGAG AAGGATGCTTCCAAGGAGCCCAGCTCCTCTGACGTTCCTGACTCCCGGCGCCCTGGAGCGGAGGCAGAGCTACGGCCAGAGGGCCGGCGAAGCATGCGCCTGGGG ACTGTGTTTCCTCGAGCCCCGGTCCCGGCTCCAGCTGACAGTTCCCCGACCAAG CCTGGTTCCCACATCCTGCGCCCTCGGAGCTTCCCGTCCCCCACCAAGTGTCTGAGATGCACTTCACTCATGCTTGGCCTCAGTCGCCAGGGGTTGGCCTGCGAAG CCTGCAGTTACTTCTGCCATTCTGCCTGTGCCCCCTTGGCCCCTCCCTGTCCTGTGCCCCCTGAGCTCCTCCGGACAGTCCTGGGGGTGAATGCCGAGACTGGCATCGGCACAGCTTATGAAGGCTTCCTGTCG GTGCCTCGCCCCTCGGGGGTGCGCCGAGGCTGGCAGAGGGTGTTTGCCGTGCTCAGCGACCTCCGCCTCCTCTTGTTTGATGCACCTGACCCAAAACTCTGCCCCGCAAGCAATGCCCTCCTCCAGACACTGGACCTGAG GGACCCCCAGTTCTCAGCTGCCCCAGTCCTAGCATCTGATGTTATCCATGCACAGTCCCGGGACCTCCCACGCATCTTCAGG GTAACGGCATCCCAGCTGACCGTCCCTCCAACCCTGTGCTCTGTGCTGTTGCTGGCCGACAGTGAGGCGGAGAGGGCCCGCTGGCTGCAGGTCCTGGGGGAGCTGCATCGTCTCCTGATGGACATGCGGCCCCGGCCCCTCCCCGTCTACACCCTGAAGGAGGCCTATGACAACGGGCTGCCCCTGCTGCCCCATGCCCTCTGTGCCACCATCATTG ACCAGGAGCGTCTGGCCCTGGGCACCGAAGAGGGACTCTATGTCATCCACCTGCACACCAACG ACATCTTCCAGGTGGGTGAGTGTAAACGGGTCCAACGCCTGGCAGTCAGCCAGCCCGCAGGACTCCTGGCCGTGCTATGCGGCCGAGGCCCCAGTGTCCGCCTTTTTGCCCTGGATGATCTAGAGAGCAGCGAGGCAGTGGGGGCCAAGATTGCCGAGTCCAGGGGCTGTCAGAGCCTGGCAGCAGGCAGGGTCTTGCAGGCCAGCACAGCCGTACTTTGTGTGGCCGTCAAGCGACAGGTCCTCTGCTACCAGCTGGGGCCTGGCCCTGGGCCCTGGCACCGGCGCATCCGAGAATTGCAGGCGCCCGGGCCAGTACAGAGCCTGGCACTGGTGGGTGACCGGCTGTGTGTGGGGGCTGCTGGAACCTTTGCCCTCTACCCGCTGCTCAATGAGGCAGCCCCTCTGGTGCTGGGCTCAGGGCTGGTTGCTGAGGGGCCTGGCCCCAGCGAGGCTCTGGGTGCCGTCGAACTCAGCCTCAGCGAGTTCCTGCTCCTCCTTTCCACGGCGGGCATCTATGTGGACAGGGCAGGAAAGAAGTCTCGGAGCCAGGAGCTCCTTTGGCCTGTGGCCCCCATAGGCTGGG GCTACTCAGCCCCCTACCTGACAGTGTTCAGTGAGAATGCCATCGATGTGTTTGATGTTCGGAAGGCAGAGTGGGTCCAGTCTGTGCCACTCAAGAAA GTCCGTCCCCTGAACCCTGAGGGTTCCCTTTGTCTCTATGGCTCTGAGAAAGTCCGACTGACCTACCTCAGGAATCGGCTGGCAG AGAAGGATGAGTTTGACATCCCCGACCAGACTGACAACAGCCGGCGCCAGCTATTCCGAACCAAGAGCAAACGGCGGTTTTTTTTCCGAGTCTCTGAGGAGCAGcgccagcagcagcgcag GGAGATGCTGAAGGACCCCGTCATACGCTCTAAACTCATTTCTCCACCAACAAACTTCAGCCACCTGGCCCACATGGGTCCAGGAGATGGGAAGCCAGAGCTGCCCTTG GTTCCTGAGGACAAAGGCCGTGGAGGAGGCAGAAGTCATGGTCCCACGAGGCCCCACAACTTGTCGGAGGCTCCCCGACGCCCAGCCTCCATGGGTAGCGAAGTCCTCATACCAGATACAGACTCTG TGAGGAGAAAGCCCAGGACCTCCCTCTCCAGTGAGTCGGTATCCTGTAGCCAGGGCCCCCTGAGTCCCACGGTCTCTTTGAGTCAG ATCTCAGACCGTCCCCGGAGCCTTCCCCCAGCCTCTGAATCAGAGAATCCCCACTGA